The Winslowiella toletana region ATTTACCGGAGCCGGACTCACCGACAATCCCCAGTGTTTCACCGGCACTCAGGCTAAAGTTAAGATCGTTAACTGCCGTGACGTCTCCGTCCGGGGTTTTAAAGGTTACGCGCAGATCTTTTACATCCAGCAGCGCCGCGCTTCCCGTGGTTTTTGCCATTGCTGGCTGTGTTTCAATTATGCTCATCGGGAAACTCCTTAACGATCTTTCGGGTCGAGGGCATCACGCAGGCCATCGCCAATAAAGTTAAAACAGAATAGCGTCACCACCAGGAAGCCCGCCGGATACAGCAACAGCCACGGCGACACTTCCATCGAGTTAGCACCATCGCTGAGCAGCGCGCCCCAGCTGCTCAGCGGCTCTTGCGTGCCGAGACCCAGGAAACTGAGGAAAGATTCAAACAGGATCATGCTGGGAACCAGCAGTGAAGCGTAAACCACCACCACGCCTAACACGTTTGGCACAATATGTCGCACCACGATATTGAAGGTCGAGACACCGCCGACGTGGGCCGCTTCGATAAACTCTTTACGCTTCAGGCTCAGGGTCTGACCGCGCACAATACGCGCCATATCCAGCCAGGAAACCATGCCGATAGCGACAAAAATGAGCAGAATATTCTGGCCAAAAAAGGTTACCAGCAAGATGACAAAGAACATAAACGGGAAGGAGTTAAGGATCTCCAGCAGTCGCATCATCACCGAGTCAATTTTACCGCCAAGGTAACCGGACAGCGAGCCATACAGCGTGCCAAGCAGTACCGCCACCAGCGCCGCCGAT contains the following coding sequences:
- the oppC gene encoding oligopeptide ABC transporter permease OppC encodes the protein MILSKKNSEALDAFSEKLEVEGRSLWQDARRRFIHNRAALTSLVVLLLIALFVILAPMLSQYAYDDTDWAMMSAAPDMASGHYFGTDSSGRDLLVRVAIGGRISLMVGVSAALVAVLLGTLYGSLSGYLGGKIDSVMMRLLEILNSFPFMFFVILLVTFFGQNILLIFVAIGMVSWLDMARIVRGQTLSLKRKEFIEAAHVGGVSTFNIVVRHIVPNVLGVVVVYASLLVPSMILFESFLSFLGLGTQEPLSSWGALLSDGANSMEVSPWLLLYPAGFLVVTLFCFNFIGDGLRDALDPKDR